In Candidatus Synechococcus calcipolaris G9, a genomic segment contains:
- a CDS encoding glycosyltransferase family 9 protein has translation MKNVIAFVPGGIGDQILFFPTLDDLKHHYPEIHLDVVAEPRAIAAYRLNAAVDKVIPFDFKNRNALADWSNLIGTIREGEYEAILSLGKSLPVRLLLWLTGIPQRVGFGSSSFGLLTHPVSLNKDQYSGAMYHDLLKGFGITTPAPLPTITIADADHAWAQAEQERLGLGRDYLLIHGGSSQLAIAKGINKIYPVPAWAEVIKQLKTRNAERAIAVVQGPEDQEWVSHLKQIVPSISVVSPPDLGKLAAFIAAAGWMLCTDSGPMHIGVAARTRLVALFGPTDPAKLLPADARFIAIKSATGQMADISAVEIVDAIHG, from the coding sequence ATGAAGAATGTCATAGCCTTTGTGCCCGGTGGAATTGGCGATCAAATTCTCTTTTTCCCGACGTTGGATGATCTAAAACATCATTACCCTGAAATTCACCTGGATGTGGTGGCAGAACCACGGGCGATCGCCGCCTATCGCTTAAATGCCGCCGTGGATAAGGTGATTCCCTTTGACTTCAAAAATCGAAATGCCCTAGCCGACTGGTCGAATTTGATTGGCACAATTCGGGAAGGGGAATACGAAGCAATTCTGTCCCTCGGCAAAAGTTTACCCGTGCGCCTCCTCCTCTGGTTGACGGGGATTCCCCAGCGGGTCGGGTTTGGCTCCTCTAGTTTTGGTTTACTCACCCATCCCGTTTCCCTGAATAAGGATCAGTACAGTGGTGCTATGTACCATGATTTACTGAAGGGATTTGGGATTACGACACCCGCACCATTACCAACGATCACCATTGCCGATGCGGATCATGCTTGGGCACAGGCGGAACAGGAACGTTTAGGCCTAGGACGGGATTACCTATTGATTCATGGTGGCTCCAGTCAGTTGGCGATCGCCAAAGGAATTAATAAAATTTATCCGGTTCCAGCATGGGCAGAGGTCATCAAACAACTCAAAACCCGTAACGCTGAACGGGCTATTGCGGTTGTCCAAGGCCCAGAGGATCAGGAGTGGGTCAGTCATCTAAAACAGATCGTCCCAAGCATAAGCGTCGTATCTCCCCCTGACCTAGGCAAATTAGCCGCCTTCATTGCCGCCGCCGGCTGGATGCTCTGCACCGATAGCGGCCCCATGCACATTGGTGTCGCAGCCCGCACCCGTTTAGTCGCCCTGTTTGGCCCCACAGACCCGGCAAAACTATTGCCTGCGGATGCCCGATTTATAGCGATCAAGTCGGCCACAGGACAAATGGCAGATATTTCCGCTGTTGAGATTGTGGATGCTATCCATGGCTAG
- a CDS encoding D-glycero-alpha-D-manno-heptose-1,7-bisphosphate 7-phosphatase, translated as MARAAVFLDRDGVLNQEVGYIRRLEDLNLIPGVALAIRQLNDAGLFCCLVSNQSGAARDYYTVAHIHALHDRLQSLLAQEAGSHLDALYFCPDLSVPEGGIVPDYSGWTTWRKPNTGMLIAAAWNHDLDISQSVMVGDKATDIDLAHNVGCRGILVQTGYGDRVLGGKYQHSTQPDYIAPDLAAAVAWILSQHAKPNSI; from the coding sequence ATGGCTAGGGCTGCGGTCTTCCTCGATCGCGATGGGGTCTTAAATCAAGAAGTGGGCTATATTCGTCGGCTTGAGGATCTCAATTTAATTCCAGGGGTTGCCCTGGCCATTCGCCAACTCAATGACGCTGGTTTATTTTGCTGCCTAGTCTCCAATCAATCCGGGGCCGCCCGGGACTACTATACGGTGGCCCACATTCACGCCCTCCACGATCGCCTCCAATCCTTACTTGCCCAGGAGGCCGGTAGTCACCTGGATGCCCTCTACTTTTGTCCTGATTTGAGCGTACCGGAGGGGGGAATTGTTCCCGACTATAGTGGTTGGACGACCTGGCGCAAACCCAATACGGGAATGCTCATTGCTGCCGCCTGGAACCATGATCTAGACATTAGTCAAAGTGTGATGGTGGGGGACAAAGCCACGGATATTGATCTGGCCCACAATGTCGGCTGTCGGGGAATTTTAGTGCAAACGGGCTATGGAGATCGCGTCCTTGGGGGAAAGTATCAACACTCCACCCAACCGGATTACATTGCCCCGGATCTAGCCGCCGCTGTGGCCTGGATTTTGTCTCAACATGCTAAACCCAACTCCATTTAA
- a CDS encoding AAA family ATPase: MVSSSLVSKDRKLDENNVFTVDDELVLLKSAAIYGANASGKSNLAKALHFMKWFMINSSKETQSTEKIGVERFKLSTETSAKPTFFEIVFLINQKKYRYGFEATRDEVVSEWLFYVPKLRETKLFERKFDSFSVSKTYKADGLQQKTRRNALFLSVSAQFNVEIAESILAWLTDKVKVVSGLNDRGYRGYTVSCLMGNKNKDEILQLFKKLDLGFSDVKVEESEITADLLPSDLPDEIKSFILKDGGGKVASVQTMHRRFDEKGNSISTELFDLDDQESEGTQKVFALAGPLVVTLKEGKTLIIDEFDARIHPLISRAIVELFNSNETNPNNAQLIFMTHDTNLLSNRLFRRDQIWFTEKNRYGATDLYSLAEYKVRNDASFESDYIKGKYGAIPYIGNLNNLIDAHA, from the coding sequence ATGGTGTCATCTAGTCTTGTATCAAAAGATAGAAAACTTGACGAAAATAATGTTTTTACAGTGGATGATGAACTCGTTCTGCTTAAAAGTGCTGCAATATATGGTGCAAATGCTAGTGGTAAAAGCAATTTGGCTAAAGCTTTACACTTCATGAAATGGTTCATGATTAATTCATCCAAAGAAACTCAGAGTACTGAGAAAATAGGAGTTGAACGATTTAAACTCAGCACTGAAACTAGTGCCAAACCGACTTTTTTTGAAATTGTGTTTTTGATTAATCAAAAAAAATATCGGTATGGGTTTGAAGCAACTCGTGATGAAGTTGTATCAGAATGGCTATTCTACGTTCCTAAATTAAGAGAAACTAAGCTTTTTGAGCGAAAATTCGATAGCTTTAGTGTTTCTAAAACATATAAAGCTGACGGACTTCAACAAAAAACAAGACGAAATGCCCTTTTCTTATCTGTGTCTGCTCAATTTAATGTTGAGATTGCAGAAAGCATTTTAGCCTGGTTAACAGATAAAGTTAAAGTTGTTTCTGGTTTAAATGACAGAGGATATCGAGGCTACACGGTTAGTTGCTTGATGGGTAATAAAAACAAAGATGAAATTCTTCAATTGTTCAAAAAACTAGATTTGGGATTTAGTGATGTCAAAGTAGAAGAGAGTGAAATTACCGCTGACCTTCTGCCCAGTGACCTTCCTGACGAAATTAAAAGTTTCATCCTAAAAGATGGAGGAGGAAAAGTAGCATCGGTTCAAACTATGCACCGAAGATTTGATGAGAAAGGCAATTCTATATCTACAGAGTTATTTGACTTAGATGATCAAGAATCTGAGGGAACCCAGAAAGTTTTTGCTCTGGCAGGTCCTCTTGTGGTCACATTAAAAGAGGGCAAAACCCTAATCATTGATGAGTTTGACGCTCGAATTCATCCTTTAATTAGTCGTGCAATTGTTGAACTTTTTAATTCAAATGAGACGAATCCGAACAATGCTCAATTAATCTTTATGACCCATGATACTAATCTACTTAGCAATAGGCTTTTTCGTAGGGATCAAATTTGGTTCACCGAAAAGAATAGGTATGGTGCGACAGATCTATACTCTTTGGCAGAATACAAAGTGCGTAATGATGCATCATTTGAGAGTGACTACATCAAAGGAAAGTATGGTGCAATTCCGTACATTGGCAATTTAAACAATCTGATCGATGCCCATGCCTAG
- a CDS encoding RloB family protein, translating to MPMPRKKLNSRGYSPRKVNTREVRQRFLIICEGEKTEPNYFRSFRVPRNVIEVDVQGLGENPSKLVNSAKELKEQEEYDQVWCVFDRDSWTPEDFNNAIQSANHQGFHIAYSNEAFELWYVLHFEFLNTGIPRCDYLRKLNFLLDRQYTKNSETIYDEILDKQSVAIRNATNLLKQYDPHIPGKDNPSTTVHLLVQELNKFIQ from the coding sequence ATGCCCATGCCTAGAAAGAAATTAAACTCTCGTGGATATTCCCCAAGAAAAGTCAACACGAGGGAAGTTAGGCAAAGATTTTTAATTATATGTGAGGGAGAAAAAACGGAACCTAACTACTTTAGAAGTTTTCGTGTTCCAAGAAACGTTATTGAAGTAGATGTTCAAGGATTGGGAGAAAACCCTAGTAAATTAGTTAATAGTGCCAAAGAGTTGAAAGAGCAAGAAGAGTATGATCAAGTCTGGTGTGTTTTTGATCGAGACTCTTGGACTCCAGAAGATTTTAATAACGCTATCCAAAGTGCTAACCATCAAGGCTTCCATATAGCTTATTCAAACGAGGCATTCGAGTTATGGTATGTCCTTCACTTTGAGTTTCTCAATACTGGTATTCCTCGGTGTGACTATCTTCGGAAACTAAATTTTCTCCTTGATCGACAATACACAAAAAATAGTGAGACGATTTATGATGAGATATTAGATAAACAGTCTGTCGCCATTAGAAATGCTACAAATTTACTCAAGCAATATGATCCTCACATTCCTGGTAAAGACAATCCCTCTACGACAGTACATTTATTAGTGCAAGAACTCAATAAATTTATTCAATAA